The following coding sequences are from one Brienomyrus brachyistius isolate T26 chromosome 15, BBRACH_0.4, whole genome shotgun sequence window:
- the tprb gene encoding translocated promoter region b, nuclear basket protein isoform X3, with protein MAAIMQLVVEHGEIAELPRATRDKLEKILCEKQSEIDSLKSRHERFKVDSEQQNFEAERHLAQSRDQLLSQTQENHKLKEDLAKINENMRILRDKEKESESLQEKLSLQESEFVKTKCGLESEKQELVRMLEKRCQEVEHLGEDLKRVSDKFAETNSTKMELQLKLDELQSSEVSFKYREKRMEQEKELLLSQNSWLNTELKEKREELLSLSRGKGSEILELKCNLESKEDEVIKLQSQVTALKTSRENLQKQAEDLISKLKDEKEKQASMEEKFRNELNAQIKLCDLYKSAAADSELKSDELSQAIKELQRLLLEAGDANKGVEARLLEMGKSKDKLEAELKEKIQGLQKELENANDLLSDPKCAGTASLTEQLTTMSPTAALVSKMIKPGMKITEVYSAYMETHEQLQLERMENKRVNQYLDEILKEVEAKVPMLKRQRDEHERVQKSVTSLSSRLEQAMKEIHRLQKERDEASKHSSVLERDNQRVELQLTDLSQQVRVLLIELEEARGNHVVHNDEDAGSTDVSSTSEVISQHLVTFRSVEELQQQNQRLLVALRELGEAKEQEEVETTSSRVAELEVNLEKAQRELVDLQEQRRHQMQLVESIVRQRDTYRVLLTQTTGVSFPVQETAATESLSLTSAPRRLPAVTPTMATPLQAAGGGAESSELAEARAALKQLQEAFNTYKNEKAEGERLLGGQTEKLLEQVSELRSQNAKTSTQLEFASKRYEMLQDNVDGYRREIASLRDTNQKVTSANQKHEQVIHTLTEDLREAKEKLTVADNRHEDLKKERDTLKMVEAQLCREKESMLAEQRGQNLLLTNLQSIQATLEKADLETRQRLNNQIEKQEREITQLQKKLEHEVEQRHLLARNQDLQLMDARKQLEVQTAMHQKTKEQLRNAEQEISTVREQLCSVEKREISILSPGSHKGLLVPNRDVEELQRQHQQAEERAKDLEERLNTTNANMEQYRAMILSLEEALDKEKQVTQQASSTIEIRLKESGEYQRRLEEKLEQAEKEKQNLLEEKRKATGGMEEQMVELRRDLSKLQVELQEAVQRAALLETHQQQAVEDSQQQAKLAAEAQEKYEQEMILHAADVEALQAVKNQARQLSQMREQLEEKALKASTQLLEARVSWEEQEKILKEEVSNLTSRTEDLQKQNDLLHEQIENLSSKLAASVKQAAQGSLLDLSLTEEGKSQDQILEILRFVRREKEIAEARFEVSQVDSLRHRQRVEHLERELKEVQDSLHAERAKVQVTLKTLAQHDELMKKTETMNVLVDTNKMLREEKEKLDQDLQRALDKVHTLEAQIVPLKESNAELSEKSGVLQSEKKLLEMDIKRWKARTQELISQQKDADPEEYKKLNAEKEAHLKRIQQLLEDSSRLKTEINRVNASITAMQSQVQNLQDNLGKVTVERDELRKRLDAKDLEMQEKVKTIVQVKKIGRRYKTQYEELKVQHDQLVAEAATQPMLEPETEQASVQEIQTLKETVSQAETKTKELEGQVENLQKVAGEREAEARSFQEQVSKLQPDLVRLRQELQERATQEEQLRQQMAEKEEKTKKVILGAKQKISQLVGAKEQLLKEMEELKLQREELEVRLGALKSQYEGRLCRQERELRELRGQQERHGEPRDENPEQGSSKAQEQQRPADRGSANVSEPPTANIKPTPLVATPSKPPPIPGNKSTPRASIRPMITPATVPTPTPTATVMPTTQVDTQEAQPSEGPVEHVTVFGSASGSVRSTSPNVQNTLPQPLLSMQPQQQIQQTPQTQATAFVQPTQQTLVSLEVVAQEPASSTVEAMAGPSVERPSTSTMVFGTVSATPGSTIPKRVREEDLEGASDGTDTRQEETMELPTPKKPRIIQRVGPEEEVLIDEGMVDEVEVPMENREASDAGQVPTEVEYPMLEDGDEQDGGCSQAVPVDQPTEAQVCPQDPVEEQHDVIVIVSDTDSEEDEEEEEEEEEEQQDYEEEEEEDDEDDDEDDDDDDDDGTGMGDGGEESNGESGSGGGCGEPYQGDDLEGTETNDPGMENEEILGAGDSIQRLPETQMSSGEGSNSNMEPFPMESQPEQQLNVDRQVPRPPRSPRRPSHTLPPRLNIQVPLAQELGPPPQRIPIRRQFPGGRGTQGVPPVSSNAQPCFNEEDRMVPSTPTLMLPRRSDSFAEAIHSSPQVAGVPRFRFGPPEDMAQAGSDLGQLASQGGLGMYDSPLFMGEHEESGGRSVPTTPLQVAAPVTIFTETSPSDGSEHASQSVPMASTSTVVPRAHGMPSPRDDVDEALLETESDGTGAQSSMEAERQTEMEGLAQPSGSGSLSSSSQEPPSSSSDPRGSRSSRSQTKPWRAPPGRQLQRWREQRGRGFRRGVMGIRGRFAR; from the exons ATGGCGGCGATCATGCAGTTGGTGGTGGAGCACGGTGAGATAGCTGAGCTGCCCAGAGCCACCCGGGATAAATTAGAGAAGATTCTCTGCGAGAAGCAATCCGAGATAGACTCTCTTAAATCGCGCCATGAGCGATTCAAGGTGGACAGTG AGCAACAAAACTTTGAAGCTGAGAGGCATCTGGCTCAGTCTCGGGATCAGCTCTTGTCCCAAACCCAGGAGAATCACAAGCTCAAAGAAGATCTCGCCAAGATAA ATGAAAATATGAGGATTCTAAGggataaagaaaaagaaagtgaATCTCTGCAAGAGAAACTGTCACTACAAGAG TCCGAATTCGTGAAAACGAAGTGTGGGCTTGaatctgaaaaacaagaactcgTTCGAATGCTTGAGAAGAGATGCCAGGAAGTGGAACACCTTGGTG AGGATTTGAAAAGGGTGAGTGACAAATTTGCAGAGACCAATTCAACAAAGATGGAGCTCCAGTTGAAGCTGGATGAGCTTCAGTCGTCTGAGGTTTCCTTCAAG TACAGGGAGAAGAGAATGGAACAGGAGAAAGAGCTTCTGTTGAGCCAAAACTCGTGGCTGAACACCGAGCTGAAGGAAAAACGTGAGGAACTGCTCTCTCTATCCCGGGGGAAGGGCAGCGAGATCCTTGAACTGAAGTGTAAcctggaaagcaaggaagacgAG GTCATCAAGCTTCAAAGCCAAGTGACTGCCCTGAAAACATCAAGGGAGAACTTGCAGAAGCAAGCAGAGGACTTGATTAGCAAGCTGAAAGAC gagaaagagaaacaggcgTCGATGGAGGAGAAATTTCGGAACGAACTGAACGCACAGATTAAGCTCTGCGACTTGTACAAG AGCGCAGCAGCAGACTCTGAATTAAAGAGTGACGAGCTCAGCCAAGCCATTAAGGAGCTGCAGAGGCTCCTGTTGGAGGCAGGGGATG CTAACAAAGGTGTGGAGGCAAGGCTGCTGGAAATGGGGAAGTCTAAAGATAAGCTGGAGGCTGAACTGAAGGAAAAGATCCAGGGTTTGCAGAAAGAGCTGGAAAACGCCAATGATTTACTGTCTGACCCCAAGTGTGCAG GAACAGCATCACTCACAGAACAGCTGACCACGATGTCCCCGACTGCGGCACTGGTCTCAAAGATGATTAAGCCCGGCATGAAAATAACAGAG GTGTACAGCGCTTACATGGAGACTCACGAGCAGCTGCAGCTGGAGCGCATGGAAAACAAGAGGGTGAACCAGTACCTGGACGAGATCCTGAAGGAGGTGGAGGCCAAGGTGCCCATGCTGAAGCGCCAGCGCGATGAACACGAGCGAGTTCAGAAGTCCGTGACCAGCTTATCTTCTAGGCTGGAGCAGGCCATGAAG GAAATCCATCGTCTGCAGAAAGAGCGGGATGAGGCCAGCAAGCACTCCTCCGTTTTGGAAAGGGACAATCAGAGGGTTGAACTGCAGCTCACTGACTTGTCACAGCAG GTCCGTGTGCTGCTGATTGAGCTGGAGGAAGCACGCGGGAATCACGTCGTGCACAATGATGAGGACGCCGGCTCCACCGACGTCAGCAGCACCTCGGAGGTCATCTCCCAGCACCTGGTGACATTCCGCAGCGTCGAGGAGCTTCAGCAGCAGAACCAGCGTCTTCTGGTGGCGCTCAGGGAGTTGGGAGAAgcgaaggagcaggaggaggtggAAACGACCTCTTCGAG GGTGGCGGAGCTCGAGGTTAATCTGGAGAAGGCGCAGCGCGAGCTGGTCGACCTGCAGGAGCAGCGCCGCCACCAAATGCAGCTGGTGGAGTCCATCGTCCGGCAGCGGGACACGTACCGGGTCCTTCTGACCCAGACCACGGGGGTCAGCTTCCCAGTCCAGG AAACCGCCGCCACCGAGTCGCTGTCTCTGACCTCCGCGCCCCGACGCTTGCCAGCGGTGACTCCCACCATGGCCACGCCCCTGCAGGCCGCCGGGGGCGGGGCTGAGTCCTCAGAGCTTGCAGAGGCCAGAGCTGCTCTTAAACAG CTGCAAGAAGCATTTAACACGTACAAGAACGAGAAGGCTGAGGGCGAGAGGCTCCTTGGAGGTCAGACTGAGAAGCTGCTGGAGCAGGTGTCTGAACTGCGCTCCCAGAACGCCAAGACATCCACCCAGCTGGAGTTCGCCTCCAAGCG GTATGAGATGCTGCAGGACAATGTGGATGGGTACCGGCGTGAGATCGCCTCGCTGCGGGATACCAACCAGAAGGTGACCTCTGCCAACCAGAAACACGAGCAGGTCATTCATACATTGACTGAGGACTTGAGGGAGGCCAAAGAGAAGCTGACTGTGGCCGAT AACCGTCATGAGGACCTCAAGAAGGAGAGAGACACATTAAAGATGGTGGAGGCACAGTTGTGTCGGGAGAAGGAGTCCATGCTGGCCGAGCAGCGTGGACAAAATCTGCTTCTGACCAACCTGCAGTCCATCCAA GCAACTCTGGAAAAGGCAGACTTGGAGACCAGGCAGCGGCTCAACAACCAGATCGAGAAGCAGGAGCGAGAGATCACCCAGCTGCAAAAGAAGCTGGAGCACGAGGTGGagcagcgccacctgctggctcgCAACCAAGAT CTGCAGCTGATGGATGCAAGGAAGCAGCTGGAGGTGCAGACTGCCATGCACCAGAAGACCAAGGAGCAGCTGAGAAACGCCGAGCAGGAGATCAGCACTGTTCGTGAGCAGCTCTGCAGTGTCGAGAAGCGGGAAATCTCCATCCTCTCACCGGGAAGCCACAAAG GGCTACTGGTGCCCAATCGTGATGTGGAGGAACTTCAGAGGCAGCACCAGCAGGCAGAGGAGCGGGCTAAGGATCTAGAGGAACGCCTGAACACCACTAATGCCAACATGGAGCAGTATAGGGCCATGATCCTCAGTCTGGAAGAGGCGCTTGATAAAGAGAAGCAG GTCACTCAGCAGGCCAGTTCTACCATCGAGATCCGCTTGAAAGAGTCTGGGGAGTACCAGAGGCGGCTGGAAGAGAAGCTGGAACAGGCCGAGAAGGAGAAGCAGAACCTGCTGGAGGAAAAGAGGAAAGCGACCGGGGGCATGGAGGAGCAG ATGGTTGAGCTAAGGAGAGATCTGAGCAAACTTCAGGTGGAGCTCCAGGAAGCCGTACAGAGGGCAGCCCTGTTAGAAACCCACCAGCAGCAGGCCGTTGAGGACAGCCAGCAGCAG gcTAAACTCGCTGCAGAGGCTCAGGAAAAATACGAGCAGGAGATGATTCTGCACGCGGCAGATGTGGAAGCCCTCCAGGCTGTGAAGAACCAGGCCCGGCAGCTTTCCCAGATGCGCGAGCAGCTGGAGGAGAAGGCACTTAAGGCTAGCACACAGCTGCTCGAGGCTCGTGTGTCTTGGGAGGAACAAGAAAAAATACTCAAG GAGGAGGTATCCAATCTGACGTCTCGTACAGAAGATTTGCAGAAGCAGAACGATCTGCTTCACGAGCAGATTGAGAACCTGAGCAGCAAGTTGGCTGCCTCTGTCAAGCAGGCCGCCCAGGGGAGTCTGCTTGACCTCTCCCTGACTGAAGAGGGCAAGTCCCAGGACCAAATTCTCGAGATTTTGAG GTTTGTACGAAGAGAGAAGGAGATTGCCGAAGCCAGATTTGAAGTTTCTCAGGTGGACAGCTTGCGCCACAGACAGAGGGTGGAGCACCTGGAGAGGGAGCTGAAGGAGGTGCAGGATAGCCTACATGCAGAGCGTGCTAAAGTTCAG GTAACTTTGAAAACCTTGGCGCAGCATGATGAGTTGATGAAAAAGACGGAGACCATGAACGTCCTTGTGGACACCAACAAGATGCTaagggaggagaaggagaagcTTGATCAAGATCTTCAGCGGGCACTTGACAAG GTGCACACACTAGAGGCACAGATCGTGCCCCTGAAGGAGTCTAACGCAGAGTTAAGTGAGAAGAGTGGCGTCTTGCAGTCTGAGAAGAAACTTCTGGAGATGGACATCAAGCGCTGGAAGGCTCGGACACAG GAGCTGATAAGCCAGCAGAAGGACGCTGATCCTGAGGAGTACAAGAAGTTGAACGCTGAGAAGGAAGCTCACCTGAAACGCATCCAGCAGCTGTTGGAAGACTCAAGCAGGCTGAAGACTGAAATCAACAG GGTCAATGCATCCATAACCGCCATGCAGAGCCAGGTGCAAAACCTGCAGGACAATTTAGGCAAGGTGACTGTGGAGAGGGATGAGTTAAGGAAGCGTCTGGATGCTAAAGACCTCGAAATGCAAGAGAAGGTCAAGACCATAGTGCAAGTGAAGAAGATCGGCAGGCGATATAAAACCCAGTACGAGGAGCTCAAGGTCCAACACGACCAG CTGGTTGCCGAGGCAGCTACCCAGCCAATGCTGGAGCCAGAGACTGAGCAGGCCTCGGTCCAGGAGATCCAGACCTTGAAAGAAACCGTCAGTCAAGCGGAAACTAAAACCAAGGAGCTTGAGGGCCAAGTGGAGAACCTGCAGAAG GTGGCAGGTGAACGAGAGGCAGAGGCGCGGAGCTTCCAGGAGCAGGTGAGCAAGCTGCAGCCTGATCTGGTCCGCCTCaggcaggagctgcaggagcgtGCCACCCAGGAGGAGCAGCTGCGGCAGCAGAtggcggagaaggaggagaagacCAAGAAGGTCATCCTGGGGGCCAAGCAGAAGATCAGCCAGCTCGTAG GTGCCAAGGAGCAGCTGTTGAAGGAGATGGAGGAGCTGAAGCTGCAGAGGGAAGAGCTGGAGGTACGTTTGGGGGCACTGAAATCCCAGTACGAGGGCCGCCTTTGCCGGCAGGAGCGGGAGCTGAGGGAGCTGCGAGGCCAGCAGGAGCGGCACGGCGAGCCGAGGGACGAGAACCCGGAGCAGGGCTCCAGCAAG GCCCAGGAGCAGCAGAGGCCAGCCGATAGGGGaag CGCCAACGTTTCGGAGCCTCCCACGGCAAACATTAAGCCGACGCCCCTAGTGGCCACCCCCAGcaagcccccacccatccctggAAACAAGTCCACCCCCAGGGCTAGCATCCGGCCCATGATCACTCCGGCTACCGTGCCAACCCCGACTCCGACGGCCACCGTCATGCCCACCACTCAGGTGGACACGCAGGAAG CACAGCCGTCCGAGGGTCCAGTGGAGCACGTCACTGTCTTCGGCAGCGCCAGCGGGTCTGTGCGCTCCACCAGCCCCAACGTCCAGAACACACTGCCGCAGCCCCTCTTAAGCATGCAGCCACAGCAGCAGATTCAGCAGACCCCTCAGACGCAGGCCACCGCCTTCGTCCAGCCCACACAGCAGACCCTGGTTTCCCTGGAGGTCGTCGCTCAAGAACCAGCTTCATCCACGGTGGAGGCGATGGCCGGTCCCTCGGTGGAGAGGCCCTCCACCTCCACTATGGTCTTCGGTACAG TTTCAGCCACGCCGGGCAGCACCATCCCCAAGAGGGTACGTGAGGAGGATCTGGAGGGAGCTTCTGACGGCACTGACACCAGGCAGGAGGAAACGATGGAGCTCCCCACCCCTAAGAAGCCCCGGATCATCCAGAGAGTGGGCCCTGAA GAAGAAGTACTGATAGATGAAGGCATGGTGGATGAAGTTGAGGTTCCGATGGAGAATCGTGAGGCTTCGGATGCTGGCCAG GTACCTACGGAGGTGGAGTACCCCATGCTGGAGGACGGGGACGAGCAGGACGGTGGCTGTTCACAGGCCGTCCCCGTGGACCAACCCACAGAGGCTCAGGTCTGCCCACAGGACCCAGTGGAAGAACAGCATGATGTCATTGTCATCGTCTCGGACACTGACagtgaggaggacgaggaggaagaggaagaggaggaagaggaacagcag GActatgaggaggaggaggaggaggatgatgaggatgatgatgaagacGATGACGACGATGACGACGATGGGACTGGCATGGGTGATGGTGGAGAAGAGAGCAATGGAGAGAGCGGCAGCGGGGGGGGGTGCGGTGAGCCGTACCAGGGAGACGATCTGGAG GGGACTGAGACCAATGACCCCGGCATGGAGAACGAGGAGATCCTGGGGGCTGGGGACTCCATCCAAAGGCTGCCCGAGACCCAGATGTCCAGTG GAGAAGGAAGCAACAGCAACATGGAGCCCTTTCCTATGGAGTCCCAGCCAGAGCAGCAGCTGAATGTTGACCGGCAGGTGCCCCGCCCACCTCGGTCGCCACGGAGACCATCTCACACCCTGCCCCCCCGACTCAATATCCAGGTCCCCCTTGCCCAGGAACTTGGGCCACCCCCGCAG CGCATTCCCATTAGACGTCAGTTCCCTGGGGGGCGAGGGACACAGGGCGTCCCTCCGGTCAGCAGCAACGCG CAGCCCTGCTTCAATGAGGAGGACCGGATGGTTCCCAGCACCCCCACGCTGATGCTCCCTCGCCGCAGTGACAGCTTCGCAGAGGCCATCCA CAGCTCTCCTCAGGTGGCCGGTGTTCCCCGGTTCCGGTTCGGTCCGCCCGAAGACATGGCCCAGGCTGGCTCGGACCTGGGACAGCTAGCTTCACAAGGAG GCCTAGGAATGTATGATAGTCCCCTCTTCATGGGGGAACATGAGGAGTCGGGGGGCCGCAGCGTGCCCACCACcccgctacaggtggcagcgcCAG TGACAATTTTCACAGAGACCAGTCCCTCCGACGGGTCGGAGCATGCCTCCCAGTCTGTTCCCATGGCGAGCACGTCCACGGTGGTTCCCCGGGCCCATGGGATGCCCAGCCCGAGGGATGACGTGGACGAGGCGCTCCTAGAGACGGAGAGTGACGG AACCGGTGCTCAGTCTAGCATGGAAgccgagagacagacagagatggaAGGACTGGCCCAGCCGTCAGGCAGCGGCAGCCTCTCGTCCAGCAGTCAGGAGCCGCCCTCCAGCTCCTCAG ACCCAAGGGGCAGCAGGAGCAGCAGGAGCCAGACCAAACCCTGGAGAGCCCCCCCTGGTCGCCAGCTGCAGCGCTGGAGAGAGCAGAGGGGCAGAGGCTTCCGGAGAG GTGTAATGGGAATAAGGGGTCGATTCGCCAGGTGA